A region from the Pseudonocardia petroleophila genome encodes:
- a CDS encoding citrate synthase 2: MEGHVAFRTQIAEPDKDGGALRYRGVDIEDLVGKVSFGNVWALLVDGRFGPGLPPADPFPIPVHTGDVRVDVQAALAMLAPYWGYRALLDTDEQEARDQLARASVMALSYVAQSARGIGVPAVPQARIDECTTITERFMTRWRGDPDPAHTKAIDAYWVSACEHGMNASTFTARVIASTGADVAAAMSGAIGAMSGPLHGGAPARVLPMLEEVERTGDPAALVKGILDRKEKLMGFGHRVYRAEDPRARVLRRTCQELDAPRYEVAVALEQAALSELRERRPDHPIETNVEFWAAVILDFAEVPPHMMPAMFTSARTAGWSAHILEQKRENKLVRPSAQYIGPGPRKPEAVEGWSEI; encoded by the coding sequence CTGGAGGGCCACGTCGCCTTCCGGACCCAGATCGCCGAACCCGACAAGGACGGCGGCGCCCTGCGCTACCGGGGCGTCGACATCGAGGACCTCGTCGGCAAGGTCAGCTTCGGCAACGTGTGGGCCCTGCTCGTCGACGGCCGGTTCGGCCCCGGGCTGCCCCCGGCGGACCCGTTCCCCATCCCGGTGCACACCGGTGACGTCCGCGTCGACGTCCAGGCCGCGCTCGCCATGCTCGCCCCGTACTGGGGCTACCGCGCCCTGCTCGACACCGACGAGCAGGAGGCCCGCGACCAGCTCGCCCGCGCCTCCGTGATGGCCCTGTCCTACGTGGCCCAGTCGGCGCGCGGGATCGGCGTCCCCGCGGTCCCGCAGGCCCGGATCGACGAGTGCACGACGATCACCGAGCGCTTCATGACGCGCTGGCGCGGCGACCCCGACCCGGCGCACACCAAGGCCATCGACGCGTACTGGGTGTCGGCCTGCGAGCACGGCATGAACGCCTCGACGTTCACCGCGCGCGTCATCGCCTCCACCGGGGCCGACGTGGCCGCGGCCATGTCGGGCGCGATCGGCGCCATGTCCGGCCCGCTGCACGGCGGTGCGCCCGCCCGCGTGCTGCCGATGCTGGAGGAGGTCGAGCGGACCGGCGACCCGGCGGCGCTGGTCAAGGGCATCCTCGACCGCAAGGAGAAGCTCATGGGCTTCGGGCACCGGGTCTACCGGGCCGAGGACCCGCGGGCCCGCGTGCTGCGCCGCACCTGCCAGGAGCTCGACGCCCCGCGCTACGAGGTGGCCGTGGCCCTGGAGCAGGCGGCGCTGTCCGAGCTGCGCGAGCGCCGCCCGGACCACCCCATCGAGACCAACGTCGAGTTCTGGGCGGCGGTGATCCTCGACTTCGCCGAGGTGCCGCCCCACATGATGCCCGCGATGTTCACCAGCGCCCGCACCGCGGGCTGGTCGGCGCACATCCTGGAGCAGAAGCGCGAGAACAAGCTCGTGCGCCCGTCGGCCCAGTACATCGGCCCGGGCCCGCGCAAGCCCGAGGCCGTCGAGGGCTGGTCGGAGATCTGA
- a CDS encoding MFS transporter, whose translation MSELSVSARRIHPAWWVAAVTFLALVGAAGFRAVPGVLMEPLQNEFGWSVTTISAAVAVNMALYGLTAPFAAALMERFGIRPVITAALVVVAAGSGLTVFMTASWQLVLCWGVLVGLGTGSMALALVATVTGRWFVARRGLVSGVLTAGGAAGQLVFLPVIALVAESSGWRAAALGVAVVALAVVPLVLLLLRERPRDLGVTPYGGTAADDRDPIRTGAGRTAVRALVDAARTRPFWYLAAGMMICGATTMGLIQPHFIPAAHDHGMPQTVAAGLLALVGLFDIAGTTASGWLTDRYDPRVLLLVYYVLRGVSLAALPALFGPDIQLTMLAFIIFYGLDWVATIPPTMALCREIFGARAPVVFGWVFASHQVGAALMALGAGVVRDQIGAYDLAWQIGGALCLLAGVLSLMVRREPVPV comes from the coding sequence ATGAGCGAACTCAGCGTGTCGGCCCGGCGCATCCACCCCGCCTGGTGGGTCGCCGCCGTGACGTTCCTGGCGCTGGTCGGGGCCGCCGGGTTCCGGGCGGTCCCGGGCGTGCTGATGGAGCCGCTGCAGAACGAGTTCGGCTGGTCGGTCACCACGATCTCGGCCGCCGTCGCCGTCAACATGGCCCTCTACGGCCTCACCGCCCCGTTCGCCGCGGCGCTGATGGAGCGCTTCGGCATTCGGCCGGTGATCACCGCGGCGCTCGTCGTCGTGGCCGCGGGCAGCGGGCTCACGGTGTTCATGACCGCGAGCTGGCAGCTCGTCCTGTGCTGGGGCGTGCTGGTGGGGCTGGGCACGGGCTCGATGGCACTGGCGCTGGTCGCCACCGTCACCGGCCGCTGGTTCGTGGCCAGGCGCGGCCTGGTCTCCGGCGTCCTGACGGCCGGTGGCGCGGCCGGGCAGCTGGTGTTCCTGCCGGTCATCGCGCTCGTCGCGGAGTCGTCGGGCTGGCGCGCCGCCGCGCTCGGGGTGGCCGTGGTGGCCCTCGCCGTCGTCCCGCTGGTGCTGCTGCTCCTGCGGGAGCGCCCGCGCGACCTGGGCGTCACGCCCTACGGCGGCACCGCGGCCGACGACAGGGACCCGATCCGCACCGGGGCGGGCCGCACCGCCGTGCGCGCCCTCGTCGACGCCGCGCGCACCAGGCCGTTCTGGTACCTCGCCGCCGGCATGATGATCTGCGGCGCCACCACGATGGGGCTGATCCAGCCGCACTTCATCCCCGCCGCGCACGACCACGGGATGCCGCAGACGGTGGCGGCCGGGCTGCTCGCGTTGGTCGGCCTGTTCGACATCGCGGGCACCACCGCGTCGGGCTGGCTCACCGACCGCTACGACCCGCGGGTGCTGCTGCTCGTCTACTACGTGCTGCGCGGGGTCTCCCTCGCCGCGCTGCCGGCCCTGTTCGGGCCGGACATCCAGCTGACCATGCTGGCGTTCATCATCTTCTACGGCCTGGACTGGGTGGCCACGATCCCGCCGACCATGGCGCTGTGCCGGGAGATCTTCGGCGCGCGGGCGCCGGTGGTGTTCGGCTGGGTGTTCGCGAGCCACCAGGTCGGGGCGGCGCTGATGGCGCTGGGCGCCGGCGTGGTGCGCGACCAGATCGGCGCCTACGACCTGGCCTGGCAGATCGGCGGGGCGCTGTGCCTGCTGGCCGGAGTGCTGTCGCTGATGGTGCGCCGGGAGCCGGTCCCGGTGTAG
- the serC gene encoding phosphoserine transaminase, with amino-acid sequence MTASTPTDLQIPADLLPADGRFGCGPSKVRPEQLAALAAAGDLMGTSHRQKPVKALVGRVRAGLADLFSLPAGYEVVLGNGGSTAFWDAAAFGLVRERSLHLTYGEFSAKFAESTRGAPFLADPVVVSAEPGSAPEPQADPSCDVLAWAHNETSTGVSVPVVRPAEALGNQLVVIDATSGAGGLPVDVSQADTYYFAPQKGFAADGGLWFALMSPAALERVAELAASDRWIPPFLSLATAVDNSLKDQTYNTPALATLVLMAEQVDWMNELGGLDACVARTADSSGRLYAWAEKAEYATPFATDPAHRSQVVGTIDFDPSVDAAAVAKVLRANGVVDTEPYRKLGRNQLRIGMFPAVDPADVEALTACIDWVVTQQR; translated from the coding sequence GTGACTGCTTCGACGCCGACCGACCTGCAGATCCCCGCCGACCTCCTCCCCGCCGACGGACGGTTCGGCTGCGGCCCGTCCAAGGTACGGCCCGAGCAGCTCGCCGCGCTCGCCGCCGCCGGGGACCTGATGGGCACCTCCCACCGCCAGAAGCCGGTCAAGGCGCTGGTCGGGCGCGTGCGGGCCGGGCTGGCCGACCTGTTCTCGCTGCCCGCCGGCTACGAGGTCGTCCTCGGCAACGGCGGGTCCACCGCCTTCTGGGACGCCGCCGCGTTCGGGCTCGTCCGGGAGCGGTCGCTGCACCTGACCTACGGCGAGTTCTCCGCCAAGTTCGCCGAGTCCACCCGGGGCGCCCCCTTCCTGGCCGACCCGGTGGTCGTGAGCGCCGAGCCGGGCAGCGCCCCCGAGCCGCAGGCCGACCCGAGCTGCGACGTGCTCGCCTGGGCCCACAACGAGACCTCGACCGGCGTGTCGGTGCCGGTCGTCCGCCCGGCCGAGGCACTGGGCAACCAGCTCGTCGTCATCGACGCCACCTCCGGCGCGGGCGGCCTGCCCGTCGACGTCTCCCAGGCCGACACCTACTACTTCGCCCCGCAGAAGGGCTTCGCCGCCGACGGCGGGCTGTGGTTCGCGCTGATGAGCCCGGCCGCACTGGAGCGGGTCGCGGAGCTGGCCGCGTCCGACCGCTGGATCCCGCCGTTCCTGTCGCTGGCCACCGCCGTCGACAACTCGCTCAAGGACCAGACCTACAACACCCCCGCGCTGGCCACGCTCGTCCTCATGGCCGAGCAGGTCGACTGGATGAACGAGCTGGGCGGCCTCGACGCGTGCGTCGCGCGCACCGCGGACTCGTCGGGCCGGCTGTACGCGTGGGCGGAGAAGGCGGAGTACGCCACGCCGTTCGCCACCGACCCGGCGCACCGCTCCCAGGTCGTCGGCACGATCGACTTCGACCCCTCGGTCGACGCCGCGGCCGTCGCGAAGGTCCTGCGCGCCAACGGCGTGGTCGACACCGAGCCCTACCGCAAGCTCGGCCGCAACCAGCTGCGCATCGGCATGTTCCCCGCGGTCGACCCGGCCGACGTCGAGGCGCTGACGGCCTGCATCGACTGGGTCGTGACGCAGCAGCGCTGA
- a CDS encoding glutamate--cysteine ligase: MGQDVDRTTFSRRDRQNYRAKVQRCLDALAVMLKEHTFARDEPMTGLEVELNLVDHDLAPSASGAAVLESMGASEFQSELGQWNLELNLPPRPLPGDHWRRLERQLLDELATVRASALEHGAQLAVIGILPTLEHRHLVAELLSPDSRYTMLNEQMLSARGEPIRLDIAGDDPSGRHDVAPEHLVADFDSIAPEAACTSMQLHLQVPPDSFAAYWNAAQCVAGVQLAVGANSPFLLGSRLWAETRIPLFEQSCDVRTPELRNQGVRPRVWFGERWITSVLDLFAENTRYFPALMPVAEDNDPFAELESGIAPGLDELRLHNGTIWRWNRPVYDIADGVPHLRVENRVLPAGPTVVDMVANALFFYGLLRELVEADRPLWSSMSFEAAEENFTTAARHGLDGPLYWPGNGWIRPDELVLRKLLPQAAAGLARWGVTTEVADRYLGVIERRCVERRTGASWQLDTVAALEARGADRPAALRGMLARYLESSAANEPVHDWPVPA, translated from the coding sequence ATGGGCCAGGACGTCGACCGGACCACGTTCAGTCGGCGGGACCGCCAGAACTACCGCGCCAAGGTGCAACGCTGCCTCGACGCGCTGGCCGTGATGCTGAAGGAACACACCTTCGCCCGTGACGAGCCGATGACCGGCCTCGAGGTGGAGCTCAACCTCGTCGATCACGATCTCGCCCCCTCCGCGTCGGGTGCCGCCGTGCTCGAGTCCATGGGCGCGAGCGAGTTCCAGTCGGAGCTCGGGCAGTGGAACCTCGAGCTCAACCTGCCCCCGCGGCCGCTACCCGGCGACCACTGGCGGCGGCTGGAGCGCCAGCTGCTCGACGAGCTCGCCACGGTCCGGGCCAGCGCGCTGGAGCACGGCGCCCAGCTCGCCGTCATCGGCATCCTGCCCACGCTGGAGCACCGGCACCTCGTCGCCGAGCTGCTCTCGCCCGACAGCCGGTACACGATGCTCAACGAGCAGATGCTGTCCGCGCGCGGCGAGCCGATCCGCCTCGACATCGCCGGTGACGACCCCTCCGGGCGGCACGACGTCGCGCCCGAGCACCTCGTCGCCGACTTCGACTCGATCGCCCCCGAGGCGGCCTGCACGTCGATGCAGCTGCACCTGCAGGTCCCGCCCGACTCGTTCGCGGCGTACTGGAACGCGGCGCAGTGCGTCGCGGGCGTGCAGCTGGCCGTCGGGGCCAACTCCCCGTTCCTGCTCGGCTCGCGGCTGTGGGCGGAGACGCGGATCCCGCTGTTCGAGCAGTCCTGCGACGTGCGCACGCCCGAGCTGCGCAACCAGGGCGTGCGGCCGCGGGTGTGGTTCGGCGAGCGTTGGATCACCTCGGTGCTCGACCTGTTCGCCGAGAACACCCGCTACTTCCCCGCGCTGATGCCGGTGGCCGAGGACAACGACCCGTTCGCGGAGCTGGAGTCGGGCATCGCCCCCGGGCTCGACGAGCTGCGGCTGCACAACGGCACGATCTGGCGCTGGAACCGCCCCGTGTACGACATCGCCGACGGCGTCCCGCACCTGCGGGTGGAGAACCGGGTGCTGCCGGCCGGGCCCACGGTCGTCGACATGGTGGCGAACGCACTGTTCTTCTACGGCCTGCTGCGCGAGCTGGTGGAGGCCGACCGCCCGCTGTGGAGCTCGATGTCGTTCGAGGCGGCCGAGGAGAACTTCACGACGGCGGCGCGGCACGGGCTCGACGGGCCCCTGTACTGGCCGGGCAACGGCTGGATCCGCCCCGACGAGCTGGTGCTCCGCAAGCTGCTGCCGCAGGCGGCGGCGGGGCTGGCGCGCTGGGGGGTCACGACCGAGGTGGCCGACCGCTACCTCGGTGTGATCGAGCGGCGGTGCGTGGAGCGGCGGACCGGGGCGTCCTGGCAGCTCGACACCGTCGCCGCTCTGGAGGCCCGCGGAGCCGACCGCCCGGCCGCGCTGCGCGGGATGCTCGCGCGCTACCTGGAGTCGTCGGCGGCGAACGAGCCGGTGCACGACTGGCCGGTCCCGGCCTGA
- a CDS encoding TrmH family RNA methyltransferase, with protein MATLIPVDDPADPRLDDYRDLTTADRRPDRPGGRGLVIAEGVVVVRRLLASPYLVRSLLGVPRRLDELADDLAAIDVPAYAADADTMATAVGFHLNRGVLAVADRAAPVDAAALARTARSLAVLEGVNDHENLGSLFRNAAALGVDGVLLGPRCADPLYRRSVRVSMGHVLRVPFADLAGPWPGALDLLRDAGLRVAALTPAPDAVPLAGAGLGGRRVAVLLGAEGPGLTDEALAAADLRVRIPMATGVDSLNVATAGAVAFHAIGAVVS; from the coding sequence GTGGCCACCCTCATCCCCGTCGACGACCCGGCCGACCCCCGGCTGGACGACTACCGCGACCTGACCACCGCCGACCGCCGCCCGGACCGGCCCGGCGGACGCGGTCTCGTCATCGCCGAAGGGGTGGTCGTGGTGCGCCGGCTGCTGGCGTCGCCGTACCTCGTCCGGTCGCTGCTCGGCGTCCCCCGGCGGCTCGACGAGCTCGCCGACGACCTCGCCGCCATCGACGTCCCCGCCTACGCGGCCGACGCCGACACGATGGCCACCGCGGTCGGGTTCCACCTCAACCGCGGGGTGCTCGCCGTCGCCGACCGCGCCGCGCCCGTCGACGCCGCCGCGCTGGCGCGCACCGCCCGCTCGCTCGCCGTGCTGGAGGGCGTCAACGACCACGAGAACCTGGGCTCGCTGTTCCGCAACGCCGCCGCGCTCGGCGTCGACGGGGTGCTGCTCGGCCCGCGCTGCGCCGACCCGCTCTACCGGCGCAGCGTCCGCGTCTCGATGGGGCACGTGCTGCGCGTGCCGTTCGCCGACCTGGCGGGCCCGTGGCCGGGTGCGCTGGACCTGCTGCGCGACGCGGGGCTGCGGGTGGCCGCGCTGACCCCCGCACCGGACGCCGTCCCGCTCGCCGGGGCCGGGCTGGGCGGGCGGCGGGTCGCGGTGCTGCTGGGCGCCGAGGGGCCGGGGCTCACCGACGAGGCGCTGGCCGCGGCCGACCTGCGCGTGCGGATCCCGATGGCCACGGGCGTCGACTCGCTCAACGTCGCCACGGCCGGAGCGGTCGCGTTCCACGCGATCGGCGCGGTCGTATCCTGA
- the sepH gene encoding septation protein SepH: MRALRVVGITEGGDVVLEDSGRRERFTVPADEQLRAAARGDLTRLGQIAIELESQLRPREIQARIRAGASVEQVASAAGVPIQKIERFAYPVLLERSRTAEVAQRAHPVRADGPDVRTLGDVVAHTFGLRGQEYTEAEWDSWKGEDGKWLVALSWRAGRSDNRAHWTFQPGAHGGTVTAVDEHASDLVEGLPARPLRPVGPVIDIARPEELPPTPQPAAELRATGSDVVRERSPEYRAPEYRGPERRAPLDRTPADRPGVPTGDRTLPDRPATDRPATDRPATDRPATDRPATDRTVTDRPVTDRPVTDRPVTDRTVTDRAAVVERETPDRAPADRSGVDRGSVDRGSVDRSPVDRSATGRGAATPEAPAAAPAAQTPAAPTPAEPAPAPAPPAAERAAEPTATEPAVPAATVPVATEPAATEPETPAEPAPTVDREKAAEPAAPPAQRRSEPETPAETPAPEPAPAARRTKKGKPVMPSWDEVLLGVRGQR; the protein is encoded by the coding sequence ATGCGCGCGCTGCGGGTCGTCGGGATCACCGAGGGCGGCGATGTCGTCCTCGAGGACTCCGGCCGTCGCGAGCGCTTCACCGTGCCCGCCGACGAGCAGTTGCGCGCCGCCGCCCGGGGGGACCTGACCAGGCTCGGGCAGATCGCGATCGAGTTGGAGAGCCAGTTGCGCCCACGAGAGATCCAGGCCCGCATCCGCGCCGGAGCGTCCGTGGAGCAGGTCGCGTCGGCCGCCGGGGTGCCCATCCAGAAGATCGAGCGGTTCGCCTACCCGGTGCTGCTGGAGCGGTCCCGCACCGCCGAGGTGGCCCAGCGGGCCCACCCGGTCCGCGCCGACGGGCCCGACGTGCGCACGCTCGGCGACGTCGTCGCCCACACGTTCGGTCTGCGCGGCCAGGAGTACACCGAGGCCGAGTGGGACTCCTGGAAGGGCGAGGACGGCAAGTGGCTCGTCGCCCTGTCCTGGCGGGCCGGCCGGTCGGACAACCGCGCCCACTGGACGTTCCAGCCCGGTGCGCACGGCGGCACCGTGACCGCCGTCGACGAGCACGCGTCGGACCTGGTCGAGGGCCTGCCCGCCCGGCCGCTGCGGCCCGTCGGCCCGGTCATCGACATCGCCCGGCCCGAGGAGCTCCCGCCGACCCCGCAGCCGGCCGCCGAGCTGCGCGCCACCGGCTCCGACGTCGTCCGCGAGCGTTCGCCGGAGTACCGCGCGCCCGAGTACCGGGGACCGGAGCGCCGCGCCCCGCTCGACCGCACGCCCGCCGACCGGCCCGGGGTGCCGACGGGTGACCGGACCCTCCCGGACCGGCCCGCCACCGACCGGCCCGCCACCGACCGGCCCGCCACCGACCGGCCCGCCACCGACCGGCCCGCCACCGATCGCACCGTCACCGACCGCCCCGTCACCGACCGCCCCGTCACCGATCGCCCCGTCACCGATCGCACCGTCACCGACCGCGCCGCCGTCGTGGAGCGCGAGACCCCGGACCGGGCCCCGGCCGACCGCAGCGGCGTCGACCGCGGCTCCGTCGACCGCGGCTCCGTCGACCGCAGCCCCGTCGACCGCAGCGCAACCGGCCGGGGTGCCGCCACCCCGGAGGCTCCGGCCGCGGCGCCCGCCGCGCAGACACCTGCCGCGCCGACGCCCGCGGAGCCGGCCCCCGCGCCCGCGCCGCCCGCCGCGGAGCGAGCGGCCGAGCCCACCGCCACCGAACCGGCCGTGCCCGCCGCCACCGTGCCCGTGGCCACCGAGCCCGCCGCCACCGAGCCGGAGACCCCCGCCGAGCCCGCGCCCACGGTCGACCGGGAGAAGGCCGCCGAGCCGGCGGCCCCGCCGGCCCAGCGGCGGTCCGAGCCGGAGACCCCCGCCGAGACCCCGGCCCCCGAGCCCGCACCGGCCGCGCGCCGCACGAAGAAGGGCAAGCCCGTCATGCCCTCCTGGGACGAGGTGCTCCTCGGGGTGCGCGGGCAGCGCTGA
- the pdxH gene encoding pyridoxamine 5'-phosphate oxidase: MTDQLAGMRVDYRSEGLDVEQLDPTWHGQLAAWLAEAEADGVVEANAMVLATAGEDGRPASRTVLCKGLDARGVVFYTNYTSAKSHDLRATRYASATFPWYLQHRQVHVRGTVEAVTAEETQAYWATRPRGSQLGAWASAQSVRVRDRRVLDDALAGVTRRFGDDPVPVPPHWGGWRIVPDQVEFWQGRTNRMHDRLRFEADRDRTWTVRRLAP, encoded by the coding sequence ATGACGGATCAGCTGGCGGGCATGCGCGTGGACTACCGGTCCGAGGGGCTCGACGTCGAGCAGCTCGACCCGACCTGGCACGGGCAGCTCGCCGCGTGGCTGGCCGAGGCGGAGGCCGACGGGGTCGTCGAGGCGAACGCGATGGTGCTGGCCACCGCGGGGGAGGACGGCCGTCCGGCGTCGCGCACGGTGCTCTGCAAGGGCCTCGACGCCCGCGGCGTCGTCTTCTACACCAACTACACCTCGGCCAAGAGCCACGACCTGCGCGCGACGCGCTACGCGAGCGCCACCTTCCCCTGGTACCTCCAGCACCGGCAGGTGCACGTCCGCGGGACCGTCGAGGCGGTCACGGCGGAGGAGACCCAGGCGTACTGGGCGACGCGGCCGCGCGGCTCGCAGCTGGGGGCGTGGGCGTCGGCGCAGTCGGTGCGGGTGCGCGACCGCCGCGTCCTCGACGACGCGCTCGCCGGCGTCACCCGGCGCTTCGGCGACGACCCGGTGCCGGTCCCGCCGCACTGGGGCGGCTGGCGGATCGTGCCCGACCAGGTGGAGTTCTGGCAGGGCCGCACCAACCGCATGCACGACCGGCTGCGGTTCGAGGCCGACCGCGACCGCACCTGGACGGTCCGCCGCCTGGCCCCCTGA
- a CDS encoding MFS transporter, protein MPDQPTHPHRRPEQPTEPVAADAPTRRFARIRSVLADTRPLATPSYRRLWLAGVVTVIGAQLSVVAVPTQIYQLTGSSAWVGLTGLFGLVPLVVFGLWGGAIADAVDRRTLLLITGSGIAASSLLLWVTSATGVGGVWLILSLFALQSGLLAVNQPTRSAVIPRLLPADQLPAANALNMTVAQIGAIAGPLLAGVLIPVIGLPMLYLLDAIALLATLWATWRLPAVPPEPRPAGAPKRRAGLREITDGFRYAAAYPVLLVSFLIDIVAMAFGMPRIVFPEMSQTVFGDPPGGGPALGLLFAAIPIGMVLAGLFSGWLQRVQRQGVAVTVAICVWGVSIALFGLTSSLWLAVVFLAVGGAADLVSSVYRSSMLQTVATDEMRGRMQGVFIVVVAGGPRIADMWHGPAAALAGPGPAVVAGGVAVVVGALVVVRRYPDFWRYRGPASG, encoded by the coding sequence GTGCCGGACCAGCCCACCCATCCCCACCGGCGGCCGGAGCAGCCGACCGAGCCCGTCGCGGCCGATGCGCCCACGCGGCGGTTCGCCCGCATCCGCAGCGTGCTGGCCGACACGCGGCCGCTCGCGACCCCGTCCTACCGCCGCCTCTGGCTCGCCGGGGTCGTCACCGTCATCGGGGCGCAGCTCTCGGTCGTCGCGGTGCCGACGCAGATCTACCAGCTCACCGGGTCGTCGGCCTGGGTCGGGCTGACCGGGCTGTTCGGCCTGGTCCCGCTCGTGGTGTTCGGGCTGTGGGGCGGGGCGATCGCCGACGCGGTCGACCGGCGGACGCTGCTGCTGATCACGGGATCCGGGATCGCGGCGAGCTCGCTGCTGCTGTGGGTCACCTCGGCCACCGGCGTCGGCGGGGTGTGGCTGATCCTGTCGCTGTTCGCGCTGCAGTCGGGGCTGCTGGCCGTCAACCAGCCCACCCGCAGCGCCGTGATCCCGCGCCTGCTCCCGGCCGACCAGCTGCCCGCGGCCAACGCGCTGAACATGACGGTCGCCCAGATCGGGGCCATCGCCGGCCCGCTGCTCGCCGGGGTGCTCATCCCGGTGATCGGCCTCCCGATGCTCTACCTGCTCGACGCGATCGCCCTGCTCGCCACGCTGTGGGCCACCTGGCGCCTGCCCGCGGTGCCGCCGGAGCCCCGCCCGGCGGGTGCGCCGAAGCGGCGGGCCGGGCTGCGCGAGATCACCGACGGCTTCCGCTACGCGGCCGCCTACCCGGTGCTGCTGGTGTCGTTCCTCATCGACATCGTCGCGATGGCGTTCGGGATGCCGCGGATCGTGTTCCCGGAGATGTCGCAGACGGTCTTCGGCGACCCGCCGGGGGGCGGGCCCGCGCTCGGGCTGCTGTTCGCGGCCATCCCGATCGGGATGGTCCTGGCCGGGCTGTTCTCCGGCTGGCTGCAGCGGGTGCAGCGCCAGGGCGTCGCGGTGACGGTCGCGATCTGCGTCTGGGGTGTGTCGATCGCGCTGTTCGGGCTGACCAGCTCGCTGTGGCTGGCCGTCGTGTTCCTCGCCGTCGGCGGTGCGGCCGACCTCGTCAGCTCGGTCTACCGCTCGTCGATGCTGCAGACCGTGGCCACCGACGAGATGCGCGGGCGGATGCAGGGCGTGTTCATCGTGGTGGTCGCGGGCGGCCCGCGGATCGCCGACATGTGGCACGGGCCGGCGGCCGCGCTGGCGGGCCCGGGGCCCGCGGTCGTGGCCGGCGGGGTCGCCGTCGTCGTCGGGGCGCTGGTGGTCGTGCGGCGCTACCCGGACTTCTGGCGCTACCGGGGTCCCGCTTCCGGATGA
- a CDS encoding DUF2537 domain-containing protein, producing MQTALREWAAFAVAAGRSGMPDERELVRRRGRQLASRVAGVRGRPVDYVDPMSGAVESVRAVPSPVPRAEGRRRSLAVEPPGPTPWATGLPIAGFFAVLVAIGDVQLSSAFAEAFGLLWVPANLLVGLGLAPSLYLLRTVPFWRWPAMGAAVGLVVAWVVLLVSLLG from the coding sequence TTGCAGACCGCCCTCCGCGAGTGGGCGGCGTTCGCCGTGGCCGCGGGGCGCTCCGGGATGCCCGACGAGCGCGAGCTCGTGCGCCGCAGGGGTCGCCAGCTCGCCTCCCGCGTCGCCGGGGTGCGCGGGCGGCCGGTGGACTACGTCGACCCGATGAGCGGCGCCGTGGAGTCCGTGCGGGCCGTCCCGTCGCCGGTGCCGCGCGCCGAGGGTCGCAGGCGATCGCTCGCCGTCGAGCCCCCGGGGCCCACGCCGTGGGCCACCGGGCTGCCGATCGCGGGGTTCTTCGCGGTGCTCGTCGCGATCGGGGACGTCCAGCTCAGCAGCGCGTTCGCCGAGGCGTTCGGGCTGCTGTGGGTCCCGGCGAACCTGCTCGTCGGGCTGGGACTGGCCCCGTCGCTCTACCTGCTGCGCACCGTGCCGTTCTGGCGGTGGCCCGCGATGGGGGCCGCCGTCGGGCTGGTGGTGGCGTGGGTCGTGCTGCTGGTGTCGCTGCTGGGCTGA